A genomic window from Streptomyces mirabilis includes:
- a CDS encoding DUF4132 domain-containing protein: MLYDALVAESRRNDSLDDVRSAALDRVRWLVDLLERQRTEFRRSMGHEHRRSRAAGAATEAEIDGRLAACADEEGRAAVLCLMLAARFDDTSLWQYDAEIGPLISRVRGWTPDEIAVMLLRATEYDMGFWFANSLGLVLNAADQLDADGRRAVMPWLRHAHTELMDTTVEARLRASLAQRLRALLASVDKAHIPEGLIPADAPWASPLSDRAKTSPTPELAGFVRHLASLSGPRPTQRWRRTCLELADAASARDLVADVLRALAEDDPLCSTGTGAHTGWLHGDHHYHYVVHQNDGDLARGVVWAAALTGGPAAVRHLGALALRAGGLEARVFEDLKLAGAAINALAETGDPASLEALWRLQSRIKHRALRKQLDTALVTAAGKQGITAEQLIERSVPDHGLAPDGSLERELGGHRVRVAIEEAATVRLTFTHPDGGTSRTAPAAVKDGFPDELQELKALAKEVRGTLSGERARVEALMSAGREWPYDEWCRHYRDHPVTGTLVRGLIWEFQGADGTWRAVAPMAEPPGRPERVRLWHPIRASTDDIRAWRERLVAERLRQPFKQAFREIYLLTPAEEETGVYSNRFAAHIVHYRQLYALFKERGWQANFLGRHDGGYDGKARAKFGDGEWRACFHHEPAADDDGSGYAIEHAATDQVRFERRDGRRWREVPLAEVPPLVFSEAMRDVDLFVGVASIAADPDWNDRGGDRYAGYWRTATFGALTASAEVRRDALERILPRLKIAGRCTLDGRFLIVRGELRTYKIHLGSANILMEPDDSYLCIVPSRGKSDGKVFLPFEDERLTLILSKAFLLAADTKITDNTILRQIKRGA, encoded by the coding sequence ATGCTGTACGACGCCTTGGTGGCCGAATCCCGTAGGAACGACTCACTCGACGACGTGAGGTCCGCCGCGCTCGACCGCGTCCGCTGGCTCGTCGACCTCTTGGAACGTCAGCGGACCGAGTTCCGGCGGTCCATGGGGCACGAGCACCGGCGATCCAGGGCGGCGGGCGCAGCGACCGAGGCCGAGATCGACGGGCGGCTCGCGGCCTGTGCGGACGAGGAGGGCAGGGCCGCGGTCCTGTGCCTCATGCTGGCCGCTCGCTTCGACGACACGAGCTTGTGGCAGTACGACGCCGAGATCGGGCCCCTGATCTCGCGGGTGCGCGGCTGGACGCCCGACGAGATCGCGGTGATGCTGCTCCGCGCCACCGAGTACGACATGGGCTTCTGGTTCGCCAATTCGCTGGGGCTGGTGTTGAACGCCGCTGACCAGCTCGACGCCGACGGCCGCCGTGCGGTCATGCCCTGGCTGCGGCACGCTCACACGGAGCTCATGGACACCACTGTCGAGGCGCGCCTGCGCGCGTCGCTCGCCCAGCGCCTCCGCGCGCTGCTCGCGAGCGTGGACAAGGCGCACATCCCCGAGGGACTGATCCCCGCCGACGCTCCCTGGGCCTCCCCGCTGAGCGACCGTGCGAAGACCTCGCCGACGCCGGAACTTGCGGGCTTCGTGCGGCACTTGGCGAGCCTGTCGGGGCCGCGTCCCACGCAGAGGTGGCGGCGGACGTGCCTCGAACTCGCGGACGCGGCGTCGGCGCGGGACCTCGTGGCCGACGTCCTGCGGGCGCTGGCCGAGGACGATCCGCTGTGCAGCACGGGAACCGGTGCGCACACGGGCTGGCTCCACGGCGATCACCACTACCACTACGTCGTCCACCAGAACGACGGTGACCTGGCGCGCGGCGTCGTCTGGGCGGCCGCGCTGACCGGCGGACCGGCCGCGGTGCGGCACCTCGGCGCGCTCGCTCTGCGGGCCGGCGGCCTCGAAGCCCGTGTGTTCGAGGACCTCAAGCTCGCGGGCGCGGCGATCAACGCGCTGGCCGAGACCGGCGATCCGGCCTCTCTGGAGGCCCTGTGGCGGCTGCAGTCCCGGATCAAACACCGGGCTCTGCGCAAGCAGCTCGACACCGCGCTGGTGACGGCAGCCGGGAAGCAGGGCATCACGGCGGAGCAGCTCATCGAGCGCAGCGTGCCGGACCACGGCCTGGCGCCAGACGGTTCGCTGGAACGGGAGTTGGGCGGACACCGGGTACGGGTGGCGATCGAGGAAGCGGCGACCGTGCGGCTCACCTTCACGCACCCCGACGGGGGGACGTCCCGCACGGCTCCGGCGGCAGTGAAGGACGGCTTCCCGGACGAGCTACAGGAGTTGAAGGCACTGGCCAAGGAGGTGCGGGGGACACTGTCGGGTGAGAGGGCCCGCGTCGAGGCGCTGATGTCGGCCGGGCGCGAGTGGCCGTACGACGAGTGGTGCCGCCACTACCGCGACCATCCGGTCACCGGGACTCTCGTCCGCGGCCTGATCTGGGAGTTCCAGGGCGCGGACGGCACGTGGCGTGCGGTGGCACCGATGGCCGAGCCGCCCGGCCGGCCCGAGCGCGTTCGGTTGTGGCATCCGATCCGGGCGTCGACGGACGACATCAGGGCGTGGCGGGAGCGGCTCGTCGCCGAACGGCTGCGGCAGCCGTTCAAACAGGCCTTCCGGGAGATCTACCTGCTCACCCCGGCGGAGGAGGAGACCGGCGTCTACTCCAACCGGTTCGCCGCCCACATCGTCCACTACCGGCAGCTCTACGCGCTGTTCAAGGAACGTGGCTGGCAGGCCAACTTCCTCGGCCGGCACGACGGCGGCTACGACGGGAAGGCGCGGGCCAAGTTCGGCGACGGCGAGTGGCGGGCCTGCTTCCACCACGAGCCCGCCGCGGACGACGACGGCAGCGGCTACGCGATCGAGCACGCCGCGACGGACCAGGTCCGCTTCGAGCGGCGGGACGGCCGGCGCTGGCGGGAGGTTCCGCTGGCGGAGGTGCCCCCGCTGGTGTTCAGCGAGGCGATGCGGGACGTCGATCTGTTCGTGGGCGTGGCCTCGATCGCCGCCGATCCCGACTGGAACGACCGGGGTGGGGACCGCTATGCCGGGTACTGGCGGACGGCCACGTTCGGTGCGCTGACGGCGAGCGCCGAGGTCCGCCGCGACGCCCTGGAACGGATCCTGCCGCGCCTGAAGATCGCCGGCCGGTGCACGCTCGACGGCCGCTTCCTGATCGTCCGCGGCGAGCTGCGCACATACAAGATCCACCTGGGCTCGGCCAACATCCTGATGGAACCGGACGACAGCTACCTGTGCATCGTCCCGTCGCGCGGCAAGAGCGACGGCAAGGTTTTCCTGCCGTTCGAGGACGAACGGCTCACCCTGATCCTCAGCAAGGCGTTTCTGCTCGCCGCTGACACGAAGATCACCGACAACACGATCCTCCGCCAGATCAAGAGGGGTGCCTGA
- a CDS encoding amidase, which yields MRTLSALTAGVALGELSAAEVIAGALERLDRTESDVRAWVRVDRDGALSAARELDALPSGGPLRGVPVGVKDIIDVAGLPTECGSPLRRGRIAEADAPLVARLRRIGAIPLGKTVTTEFAYFAPGPTRNPHNLAHTPGGSSSGSAAAVATGVVPLALGSQTAGSLTRPASYCGVAGFVAPAGGPLDTTGFVGLAPGLDAVGLLTPTVADLRLAHGALIGAERVPGPPQPPTRPRLAVWSGDELAEISKDMRAALARSVEDAVANGAVLVDVDWPALTPRLVEAHVTVMAYEAARTLAEESTHPDRLSAPLNELLAHGRSLTTEDYERARSVARRERSAMLALLCDVDAVLGPAAPGVAPKGLTATGSPVLSRPWQLLGLPAVTVPGHRDAQGMPLGVQLVGHPDRLEGLFSLGHAVERAARANG from the coding sequence ATGAGGACCCTGTCGGCCCTGACGGCGGGGGTGGCCCTGGGCGAGCTGAGCGCGGCCGAGGTGATCGCGGGCGCGCTGGAGCGACTCGACCGTACGGAGTCCGATGTACGGGCGTGGGTGCGGGTGGACCGGGACGGAGCGCTGAGCGCCGCCCGGGAGCTGGATGCCCTGCCGTCGGGCGGCCCGCTGCGCGGCGTCCCCGTCGGGGTCAAGGACATCATCGACGTCGCCGGTCTGCCCACCGAGTGCGGATCGCCGCTGCGCCGGGGCAGGATCGCCGAGGCCGACGCCCCGCTGGTCGCGCGCCTGCGGCGGATCGGCGCGATTCCCCTCGGCAAGACGGTCACCACCGAGTTCGCGTACTTCGCCCCCGGCCCCACGAGGAACCCGCACAACCTCGCCCACACGCCCGGTGGTTCCTCCAGCGGCTCCGCGGCCGCCGTCGCCACCGGGGTCGTCCCGCTGGCTCTCGGCAGTCAGACCGCGGGCTCACTCACCCGGCCGGCGTCGTACTGCGGGGTCGCGGGCTTCGTGGCGCCGGCCGGGGGTCCCCTCGACACGACGGGATTCGTGGGCCTGGCCCCCGGCCTCGACGCGGTCGGGCTGCTGACTCCGACGGTGGCCGATCTCCGGCTCGCTCACGGGGCGTTGATCGGCGCGGAGCGGGTCCCCGGCCCTCCGCAACCGCCGACGCGACCGCGGCTGGCGGTGTGGTCGGGCGACGAACTGGCCGAGATCTCGAAGGACATGCGGGCGGCTCTGGCCCGGAGCGTCGAGGACGCCGTGGCGAACGGCGCCGTGCTCGTGGACGTCGACTGGCCCGCCCTCACTCCCCGCCTCGTCGAGGCACACGTCACGGTGATGGCGTACGAGGCCGCGCGGACGCTGGCCGAGGAGAGCACCCACCCGGACCGGCTGAGCGCACCGCTGAACGAACTCCTGGCGCACGGCCGTTCCCTCACCACCGAGGACTACGAGCGCGCGCGGTCCGTCGCGCGGCGGGAGCGCTCCGCGATGCTGGCACTGCTCTGCGACGTGGACGCCGTGCTCGGCCCGGCCGCCCCGGGTGTCGCCCCGAAGGGCCTGACGGCCACCGGGTCGCCCGTCCTGAGCCGCCCCTGGCAGCTCCTCGGACTCCCGGCCGTGACCGTACCGGGCCACCGGGACGCCCAGGGCATGCCCCTGGGCGTCCAACTCGTGGGCCACCCGGACCGCCTGGAAGGCCTGTTCTCCCTCGGCCACGCCGTCGAACGGGCCGCGCGGGCGAACGGCTGA
- a CDS encoding lysylphosphatidylglycerol synthase transmembrane domain-containing protein has protein sequence MCAVSPLPLDDPPVARPAPVRSPAAARLTRLTRATLTLLPLLAIGTWAAVDWRAVSEGAARLAAADPRWLLAGVFFTCLGWVAAACVRQGALPERLPPGPLLASQFAAGAANHILPASIGAHAVTLRFLQRRGIPLARATASLALYSLVKPMAKTVVLVVFLVAFPDALRLGDLTPDTWTSLMAAGAAVLGLATAALLLTVVRPLRRPALGFVRTALTEARTLHTRPSRVLALWGGSAVAPVLQGSVIASVGFSLGLPLSWAQVVLALLLASTAVGAVPAPGGIGPVDAAMVLTMAAYGAPVSLATATVIGYRVLTVWIPLLPGALVLSALVHREVL, from the coding sequence ATGTGCGCCGTGTCCCCGCTCCCGCTCGACGATCCCCCCGTAGCGCGCCCCGCCCCCGTCCGGTCCCCCGCCGCCGCCCGCCTGACCCGCCTCACCCGTGCGACGCTGACCCTGCTGCCGCTCCTGGCGATCGGGACGTGGGCGGCGGTCGACTGGCGCGCGGTGAGCGAGGGCGCCGCCCGGCTGGCCGCCGCCGATCCCCGGTGGCTCCTGGCCGGGGTCTTCTTCACCTGTCTGGGCTGGGTGGCCGCCGCGTGCGTCCGGCAAGGTGCCCTGCCCGAACGGCTGCCGCCCGGGCCACTGCTCGCCTCGCAGTTCGCCGCGGGCGCCGCCAACCACATCCTTCCGGCGAGCATCGGCGCCCACGCCGTCACCCTGCGCTTCCTCCAGCGCCGGGGCATACCCCTGGCCCGAGCCACCGCCTCGCTCGCCCTGTACTCACTGGTGAAGCCGATGGCGAAGACGGTGGTGCTCGTCGTCTTCCTGGTGGCCTTCCCGGACGCGCTACGGCTCGGCGACCTCACCCCGGACACCTGGACGTCGCTCATGGCCGCCGGGGCCGCGGTGCTCGGTCTCGCCACCGCCGCCCTCCTCCTGACGGTCGTACGCCCCCTGCGCCGCCCGGCGCTCGGCTTCGTACGCACCGCTTTGACCGAGGCGCGGACCCTGCACACCCGGCCGAGCCGCGTCCTCGCCCTGTGGGGCGGGTCGGCCGTCGCCCCGGTGCTCCAGGGGAGTGTGATCGCCTCGGTCGGGTTCTCGCTCGGGTTGCCGCTGTCCTGGGCCCAGGTGGTCCTCGCGCTGCTGCTCGCCAGTACCGCCGTCGGCGCGGTGCCCGCCCCGGGCGGCATCGGCCCGGTCGACGCGGCCATGGTCCTCACCATGGCCGCGTACGGCGCCCCCGTGTCCCTGGCCACGGCGACCGTCATCGGCTACCGCGTCCTGACCGTCTGGATCCCCCTGCTCCCGGGCGCCCTCGTCCTCTCGGCCCTCGTCCACCGCGAGGTGCTGTGA
- a CDS encoding GTP-binding protein, which produces MAGSDPAARGTSAPDAPPAPDAVKILIAGGFGVGKTTMVGAVSEIVPLRTEEPLTSAGLNVDDLDGIEEKRATTVALDFGRITLSPELVLYLFGTPGQQRFWFMWNDLAIGALGAVVLIDVRRPESSFAAIDFFERRGIPFVVGVNGFHGQHPYTPEEIRDALALPKRTPVLLCDARERGSCRDVLVTLIDELIASSSHN; this is translated from the coding sequence TTGGCCGGCTCTGACCCCGCCGCGCGCGGGACTTCGGCACCCGACGCACCCCCCGCTCCCGACGCGGTCAAGATCCTGATCGCCGGAGGGTTCGGCGTCGGCAAGACGACCATGGTGGGCGCGGTCAGCGAGATCGTCCCGCTGCGCACCGAGGAACCCCTCACCTCCGCCGGTCTGAACGTCGACGACCTCGACGGCATCGAGGAGAAACGGGCCACCACCGTGGCCCTGGACTTCGGGCGGATCACCCTCAGCCCCGAACTGGTCCTGTACCTCTTCGGCACCCCGGGCCAGCAGCGGTTCTGGTTCATGTGGAACGACCTGGCGATCGGCGCCCTGGGCGCCGTGGTCCTCATCGACGTCCGCAGGCCGGAGTCCAGCTTCGCCGCCATCGACTTCTTCGAGCGGCGCGGCATCCCCTTCGTCGTCGGCGTCAACGGCTTCCATGGGCAGCACCCGTACACCCCCGAGGAGATCCGCGACGCCCTGGCCCTGCCGAAGCGGACCCCCGTGCTGCTCTGCGACGCCCGTGAGCGGGGGTCGTGCCGGGACGTACTGGTCACTCTGATCGACGAGTTGATCGCCTCGTCCAGCCACAACTGA
- a CDS encoding peptide-methionine (R)-S-oxide reductase: MAVWQRPKLIARGDPTRPAVVAAIANRLRPLPVGTLVWAADGDLPWSSRVVRLEKYACAKLEGWPSFYDPKDSDAVELIADRSHGMARTEVRCARCGSHLGHVFEGEGNPTPTDQRYCINSISLRLAPDEG, translated from the coding sequence GTGGCAGTCTGGCAGCGGCCCAAGCTGATCGCCCGCGGCGATCCGACGCGCCCCGCGGTGGTGGCGGCGATCGCCAATCGGCTGCGCCCGCTGCCGGTCGGGACGTTGGTGTGGGCGGCCGACGGTGATCTGCCGTGGTCGTCCCGCGTTGTTCGGCTGGAGAAGTATGCATGCGCGAAGCTCGAAGGCTGGCCGTCCTTCTACGACCCGAAGGACTCCGACGCGGTCGAGCTGATCGCGGACCGCTCCCACGGGATGGCCCGCACGGAAGTGCGGTGCGCCCGCTGCGGATCGCACCTCGGCCATGTCTTCGAGGGTGAGGGTAACCCGACGCCGACCGACCAGCGGTACTGCATCAACAGCATCTCGCTGCGGTTGGCTCCGGACGAGGGCTGA
- a CDS encoding TetR/AcrR family transcriptional regulator gives MNGAARTSTRDIARAAVRAELAQVVRREGFENVTVNDLAAAAGVSRSTFLRYFGTKEDAVLDAVDAQGGRIADALRARPAGEDDWTALRHALGTVVEHHRQDPAGALALSRLIMKTPALCTRSMEKQNGWRPVIAEALAERAAPSRPSALGPLVRAAAAVDCLNIAIDHWTASDGTLDLDDLIDEAFGALAPR, from the coding sequence GTGAACGGAGCAGCGCGTACGAGCACGAGGGACATCGCACGGGCTGCCGTCCGGGCCGAGTTGGCCCAGGTGGTCCGACGCGAGGGCTTCGAGAACGTCACCGTCAACGACCTGGCCGCGGCGGCCGGGGTGTCCCGGAGCACCTTCCTGCGCTACTTCGGCACCAAGGAGGACGCCGTCCTCGACGCGGTGGACGCCCAGGGCGGGCGGATCGCCGACGCGCTACGTGCCCGCCCGGCCGGCGAGGACGACTGGACGGCGCTGCGGCACGCCCTGGGCACGGTCGTCGAGCACCACCGGCAGGACCCGGCCGGCGCGCTCGCGCTGTCCCGTCTGATCATGAAGACGCCCGCGCTGTGCACGCGCAGCATGGAGAAGCAGAACGGCTGGCGCCCGGTCATCGCCGAGGCCCTCGCCGAGCGCGCGGCCCCCTCACGGCCCTCGGCCCTGGGCCCGCTGGTGCGGGCCGCCGCCGCGGTCGACTGTCTGAACATCGCCATCGACCACTGGACCGCCTCCGACGGCACCCTCGACCTCGACGATCTGATCGACGAGGCCTTCGGGGCCCTCGCACCGCGCTGA
- a CDS encoding DUF4132 domain-containing protein, protein MDLAARLMRALTDPDFMLEDKDRHPDLSQVSDEELGSLLVAAYRVDASATHAMTMVRFAVEDAAGERQPRYTPDACRRMFEALVEKCEERGWADLTLGLGALERCTGPLPDVSEPARTLVGFWLEKDTVRQPYALLAVAGLAGDGTLRAAVERLSRDVGPIVADEIAVSAGLAPAERALPSEIDRDHRFVSPLAHAWRRSAENPAYVMFARRALEAAADRTDAIRAGEIPYRADKAFTDREITSLGQALRVALLRDEPWLPELFERLLPGVALAPTAAKTLPSQALLYEVVRAAQDSPTPELVTAIRTVRRTVRHAGVPKQLDKMLKKVDAALAERTDVALRLPRLEFDTASISGSAVGGVLRRTAGDYQAVVMVAETATLTWEKDGRPLRSVPAPVRRDHAALVKELRGLVKRVNAQLVTLVRALEGGFTVEAVHPYGWWRTELAGHPLARTLVRRLIWEIEVAPGEWRAVLPDADEHLPDAPYDASVRLWHPLRSDPHAVRAWRDLLTERCIRQPFKQAFREIYLLTPAEEQTRVYSNRFAAHIVHYLRMFALFRARGWKSDRLGPWDGGDGDEAERTLAAGEWRVRFFHSWADWAGDDELASTDQVRFDRRVAGAWREAPLADVPPLVFSEAMRDVDLFVGVTSIAADPDWTDGGPERTYWERTGFAELTESAEARRDVLERILPRLKIAGRCTLDGRFLIVRGELRTYKIHLGSANILMQPDDSYLCIVPARRSGDGKVFLPFEDDRLSLILSKAFLLAADTEIIDESILTQIKRGA, encoded by the coding sequence ATGGACCTCGCAGCCCGGCTGATGCGCGCGCTGACCGACCCGGACTTCATGCTCGAGGACAAGGACAGGCACCCGGATCTGTCGCAGGTCTCCGATGAGGAGCTCGGCAGCCTGCTCGTGGCGGCCTACCGGGTGGACGCCTCGGCCACGCACGCGATGACGATGGTCCGCTTCGCGGTCGAGGACGCGGCCGGGGAACGGCAGCCGCGTTATACGCCCGACGCGTGCCGCCGGATGTTCGAGGCACTCGTCGAAAAGTGTGAGGAGCGCGGCTGGGCGGACCTCACCCTGGGCCTGGGCGCGCTGGAGCGCTGCACGGGGCCGCTGCCCGACGTGTCCGAACCGGCCCGCACCCTGGTCGGGTTCTGGCTGGAGAAGGACACCGTGCGTCAGCCGTACGCGCTGCTCGCGGTCGCGGGGCTCGCCGGCGACGGGACACTGCGCGCGGCCGTGGAGCGCCTCTCCCGTGATGTGGGCCCCATCGTCGCGGACGAGATCGCCGTCAGTGCCGGCCTCGCACCGGCCGAACGGGCGCTGCCGTCCGAGATCGACCGGGACCACAGGTTCGTCTCGCCGCTCGCGCACGCGTGGCGCAGGTCGGCCGAAAACCCCGCTTACGTGATGTTCGCCCGCCGCGCGCTGGAAGCGGCGGCCGACCGCACCGACGCGATCCGGGCGGGCGAGATCCCCTACCGGGCGGACAAGGCGTTCACGGACCGGGAGATCACCTCGCTCGGACAGGCCCTGCGGGTGGCGCTGCTGCGCGACGAGCCCTGGCTGCCGGAGCTGTTCGAGCGGCTGCTGCCCGGCGTCGCCCTCGCCCCGACGGCGGCAAAGACACTTCCGTCGCAGGCCCTGCTGTACGAGGTGGTCCGCGCCGCGCAGGACTCCCCGACGCCCGAGCTGGTGACCGCGATCCGCACCGTGCGCCGGACTGTCCGGCACGCCGGGGTGCCCAAGCAACTCGACAAGATGCTCAAGAAGGTCGACGCGGCCCTGGCCGAGCGCACCGACGTGGCGCTACGGCTGCCGAGGCTGGAGTTCGACACCGCATCCATCAGCGGCTCCGCCGTGGGTGGCGTCCTGCGCCGGACGGCCGGCGACTACCAGGCCGTCGTCATGGTCGCCGAGACCGCCACGCTGACCTGGGAGAAGGACGGCCGCCCGCTGCGCAGCGTCCCGGCGCCGGTCCGCCGCGACCACGCCGCCCTGGTTAAGGAGCTGCGCGGCCTGGTGAAGCGGGTGAACGCCCAACTCGTCACCCTCGTACGCGCGTTGGAGGGCGGCTTCACCGTCGAGGCCGTCCACCCGTACGGCTGGTGGCGCACCGAGCTGGCCGGGCACCCCCTCGCCCGGACCCTCGTACGCCGGCTGATCTGGGAGATCGAGGTCGCACCCGGCGAATGGCGGGCCGTACTGCCCGACGCGGACGAGCACCTTCCCGACGCGCCCTACGACGCCTCCGTACGGCTCTGGCACCCGCTCCGCTCCGACCCCCACGCCGTGCGGGCCTGGCGGGACCTGCTCACCGAGCGGTGCATACGGCAACCCTTCAAGCAGGCGTTCCGCGAGATCTACCTCCTCACCCCGGCCGAGGAGCAGACCCGCGTCTACTCCAACCGCTTCGCCGCGCACATCGTCCACTACCTCAGGATGTTCGCCCTGTTCCGGGCCCGGGGATGGAAGAGCGACCGGCTCGGCCCCTGGGATGGCGGGGACGGCGACGAGGCCGAGCGCACCCTGGCGGCGGGGGAGTGGCGGGTCCGCTTCTTCCACAGCTGGGCCGACTGGGCGGGCGACGACGAACTGGCCTCGACCGACCAGGTGCGCTTCGACCGCCGGGTGGCGGGCGCCTGGCGCGAGGCACCGCTCGCCGACGTGCCCCCGCTGGTGTTCAGCGAGGCGATGCGCGACGTGGACCTCTTCGTCGGCGTGACCTCGATCGCCGCCGATCCCGACTGGACCGACGGCGGCCCCGAGCGCACCTACTGGGAGCGGACCGGGTTCGCCGAGCTGACCGAGAGCGCCGAGGCGCGCCGCGACGTGCTGGAGCGGATCCTGCCGCGCCTGAAGATCGCCGGCCGGTGCACGCTCGACGGCCGCTTCCTGATCGTCCGCGGCGAGCTGCGCACATACAAGATCCACTTGGGCTCGGCCAACATCCTGATGCAGCCGGACGACAGCTACCTGTGCATCGTCCCGGCGCGGCGCTCGGGGGACGGCAAGGTGTTCCTGCCGTTCGAGGACGACCGGCTCTCCCTGATCCTCAGCAAGGCATTCCTGCTGGCCGCCGACACCGAGATCATCGACGAGTCCATCCTCACGCAGATCAAGCGAGGTGCCTGA
- a CDS encoding cysteine hydrolase family protein has protein sequence MTTLPDRLHTALLVIDVQNGVVAGAHRRDEVVANIDTLVGRARAQDVPVVWVQHSDDRLKRDSESWQYVPELVRRDAEPLVHKNYGDSFEDTDLEALLAERGVGRLVVTGAQTDMCIRATLHGAFVRGYDVTLVGDAHTTEDLSAYGAPSPEQVVAHTNLYWKWESAPGRRGGTVATADVSFAAVVED, from the coding sequence ATGACGACTCTGCCCGATCGGCTGCACACCGCGCTGCTCGTCATCGACGTCCAGAACGGGGTGGTGGCGGGCGCGCACCGGCGCGACGAGGTGGTCGCGAACATCGACACCCTGGTCGGCAGGGCTCGCGCGCAGGACGTGCCGGTGGTGTGGGTGCAGCACTCGGACGACCGGCTCAAGCGCGACAGCGAGAGCTGGCAGTACGTGCCGGAACTGGTCCGCCGCGATGCCGAGCCCCTCGTCCACAAGAACTACGGCGACTCGTTCGAGGACACCGACCTCGAGGCGCTGCTCGCCGAGCGCGGGGTGGGCCGGCTCGTCGTCACGGGCGCGCAGACCGACATGTGCATCCGTGCCACCCTGCACGGGGCGTTCGTACGCGGGTACGACGTGACGCTGGTCGGTGACGCGCACACGACGGAGGACCTCAGCGCGTACGGCGCGCCGTCGCCGGAGCAGGTGGTCGCGCACACCAACCTCTACTGGAAGTGGGAGAGCGCACCCGGGCGGCGCGGGGGCACCGTCGCCACGGCGGACGTGTCCTTCGCGGCGGTCGTCGAGGACTGA
- a CDS encoding acyltransferase, which translates to MVGLDGLRGLAALYVVLFHCWLYTFPGYPDSSAPPWLDGLMFGRLAVVFFLVLSGFSLAISPARHGWQSDGIAQFLRRRAWRILPPYWAALTMSLIISWFVVPASHFGPPTGASILVYGLIAQDMFTAPTPNGAFWSIGVEAELYLLFPLLLFVRRRLSPAVLVACVTLPVIARGLMAAGASPVEGDNWLAPHLAPVFVAGMIGAGVVVASDRIQRLPWGWFAILAAIPVLALGVIQGSVWTVNHYFWVDLAIAPAMTMTLAAVATGRPAILVRLLTARPIQSLGSFSYSLYLIHLPIVMAVIRRVAPHFVLPGLPTFCFTLILALPVSVLGAWLFSQIFEMPFKRNRSWKSMFALGHSRRTSGSARDRQRPSLDDS; encoded by the coding sequence GTGGTGGGTCTGGATGGTCTCCGCGGCCTGGCGGCACTGTATGTGGTCCTGTTCCACTGCTGGTTGTACACCTTCCCGGGCTACCCTGACAGTTCGGCGCCTCCGTGGCTGGACGGGCTGATGTTCGGGCGCCTCGCCGTCGTCTTCTTTCTGGTGCTGTCCGGTTTCTCCCTGGCGATCTCCCCGGCGCGTCACGGTTGGCAATCGGACGGCATCGCCCAGTTCCTGCGCCGACGCGCCTGGCGTATCCTGCCTCCGTATTGGGCAGCGCTGACCATGAGTCTGATCATTTCCTGGTTTGTGGTGCCGGCTTCGCACTTTGGACCACCTACGGGCGCGTCAATTCTGGTATACGGCCTCATTGCTCAGGACATGTTCACCGCCCCAACACCGAACGGCGCATTCTGGTCGATCGGAGTGGAAGCCGAACTCTATCTCCTCTTTCCCCTTCTCCTGTTTGTTCGGCGGCGGTTGAGCCCGGCGGTCCTGGTCGCGTGCGTGACGCTTCCGGTGATCGCCCGCGGCCTGATGGCAGCTGGCGCGTCCCCTGTGGAGGGCGACAACTGGCTCGCTCCACATCTCGCTCCCGTCTTCGTTGCAGGCATGATAGGCGCAGGAGTCGTCGTTGCGTCGGACAGAATTCAACGCCTGCCATGGGGATGGTTTGCTATCCTGGCCGCCATCCCTGTCCTGGCTCTCGGCGTCATCCAGGGTTCTGTGTGGACGGTGAACCACTACTTCTGGGTAGATCTCGCCATCGCTCCCGCCATGACGATGACGCTTGCCGCGGTTGCCACCGGCAGACCCGCCATCCTAGTACGGCTTCTGACCGCGCGCCCCATTCAGAGTCTCGGCAGCTTCTCCTACAGCCTCTACCTGATCCATTTGCCGATCGTCATGGCAGTAATTCGCCGAGTAGCCCCGCATTTTGTATTGCCCGGCCTGCCCACCTTCTGTTTCACGCTTATCCTGGCCCTGCCGGTTTCAGTGCTTGGGGCATGGCTGTTTTCCCAGATCTTCGAGATGCCCTTCAAGAGGAACAGATCCTGGAAATCCATGTTCGCTCTGGGCCATTCCCGCCGGACCAGTGGGAGCGCGAGAGACCGTCAAC
- a CDS encoding DUF742 domain-containing protein: MSEGDAAGRLVRPFTLTGGRTRPSRADFTLITSVTAVDPPPEGATRPQPEHARILRLCAKPIVVAELAAELDLPVSVVVILLCDLLEAGRITVQAPRLVSRTPDLDLLQKVRDGLGRL, encoded by the coding sequence GTGAGCGAAGGCGACGCGGCCGGCCGGCTGGTACGGCCGTTCACGCTGACCGGAGGCCGCACCCGGCCCAGCCGCGCCGACTTCACCCTCATCACGTCGGTGACCGCGGTGGATCCGCCGCCCGAGGGCGCCACCCGGCCGCAGCCCGAGCACGCCCGGATCCTGCGGCTGTGCGCGAAGCCGATCGTGGTGGCGGAACTCGCCGCCGAACTCGACCTGCCGGTGAGCGTGGTCGTGATCCTGCTCTGCGATCTGCTGGAGGCGGGCCGGATCACCGTCCAGGCTCCGCGTCTCGTCTCCCGTACCCCGGACCTTGACCTGCTGCAGAAAGTGAGGGACGGCCTTGGCCGGCTCTGA